Within Oscillatoria salina IIICB1, the genomic segment CTCAACTACTAAAAAAGAAATAACATTAACAACTGCGATACTGCCACAAAGTAGCAAAATTACCAACAGATAATCTAAGACTGCTGCCGATACTAAATCTTGATTATGCTGTAAAAAAGAATAAACAAACAGGAGCAAACCCGTCAGAGCAAGGAGAATCAAGTTATAAGCATTCATGGGAGATTCCAGCCTAGAAAAATTACCTTGACAGCGATTTTCTCAAACTAACTAATAGTCGATTAATCGATTTGCTCAACTTGCCTAACTCATCAGCACGTTCCTCTGGAAGTTGAGACATTTCCACCTTGCTCAAGCTAATTTCTTCAACTAAATGAGCAATATTGTCTAAAGGTCTAACCAGCCAATGTCTAACTATTAAACTTACCGCCGTATAGGCAATTAAAAAGATACTCCCGATCAGTAACATATAGCAACTAATAGCATCTTGTGCCTGCCGTTTCGGAATCGAAGTTGGTACACTCATCAACCTCGTCCCGACAATTTCATTTAATTTCCAGCCAAAACCATTAGCCGAACCATACATTTTAATTAATGAAGGTGGAGCTACTTCCGGGGTACTATGACATTCTAAACAAGCTTGAGTTTTAATTTGAATTGGCTGGGCGACATAGAGAATTTCTCTTCCTCCTTGAGTAATTCGCTCGCCGATAATCTCCTTCAAATCCTGGTTTTCCAGAAAACTTTGAATAAGTTCAACTTG encodes:
- a CDS encoding c-type heme family protein, yielding MIGEKAIAVSPEGDRVFPFSTTSVKTMKLQTRLELVIIIIFLLGWLVAGVAAYTLEQRDARQEIVHSAEVLLRTAVATRRYTLNRVQPLFADRMEEEFLPESVPSYAVQQVFSDLSKDYPGYNYVERALNPTNPKDLAEGWQVELIQSFLENQDLKEIIGERITQGGREILYVAQPIQIKTQACLECHSTPEVAPPSLIKMYGSANGFGWKLNEIVGTRLMSVPTSIPKRQAQDAISCYMLLIGSIFLIAYTAVSLIVRHWLVRPLDNIAHLVEEISLSKVEMSQLPEERADELGKLSKSINRLLVSLRKSLSR